Genomic DNA from Deltaproteobacteria bacterium CG11_big_fil_rev_8_21_14_0_20_49_13:
GTTCGATGAGGTGGATAAGCGATTCGATGAGGTGGATAAGCGGTTCGATGAGGTGGATAAAAGATTCAATAAAAATGAAAAGGACATGGCCGAAACCAACAGGCTTGCCCAAAGGGCGAATGTCCTGTTTGAAAAGCTCAACTCAGATGTTCAGCAAATTGCTGAGGGAGTGATCGAGGTCAGGATGATAGCCAGAAAGCTGGATAATCACGAAGATCGATTGGTTGACCTTGAATGGAAGAGCGAGATACATGAAAAGGCCCTTAAAAAGGTGAGTAATGGATAGAGTCATTAAGCTGTTCGCGACCGGCCTCGGCCTTGGGTATCTGCCAAAAGCGCCGGGCACTTTCGGCACCCTCCTTGGTGTACCGCTCTTTTGGGCCCTCGCGGGGTTGCCGCTGATACACTACATAACGTTTCTCATGGTCTTTATCGTTCTTTCATCGTGGATATCAGACAGGGCGCAAGCCCTTTTCGGCGTTGATGACCCAAAGACGGTCGTAATAGATGAGGTGGCCGGTTTTCTGGTGGCCGTTGCCGGGCACCCTTTCGGATGGAAAACGGTTCTCATCGCCTTTGCGCTTTTCAGGGTCTTCGATATCGTGAAACCGTTCCCCGTTAGAACGATAGATGATCGCATGCACAACGGTTTTGGCATCGTCTTGGATGATGTTCTGGCCGGAGTCTATGCGAATGTATGTTTGATTATATTGTCGTCATTGCGAGCCCTTTAGGGCGAAGCAATCCCCTTTGTGAAATCGCGCAATGGAGATTGCTTCGTCACTTACGTTCCTCGCAATGACATGTGTGTTATGAAGATAGCCATAGTAACAACAGGCGACGAGATAATGAGCGGTAACGTGGTAGACACGAATTCCGCGTGGCTCGCCGACAAATGCTGGATGCTGGGCCACGAGGTGGTGTGGCACGGCGGCGTTCCCGACCGCGAAGATGCGATAGGAGAGATGTGCAAACTTGCCGCAGAATATGCCGAAATAGTCTTTGTTAGCGGCGGGCTTGGCGCAACGCTCGACGATATAACGGTTGAGTCAGCCGCAAAGGCCTTCGGCAAAAAACTCATCCTTCACGAAGATATCTGGAACGGCATACAGGCCTTCTTTAAAAAAGTCGGCCGTGAATGCACAGATAACAATAAACGCCAGTCATATATCCCCGAAGGCGGAAAGCCTTTGACCAACAGGGTGGGGACGGCCCCCGGCGTTCAGGTAAAGTTAGGACCGGCCATATTTTTCTTTCTCCCCGGCGTTCCAAGGGAGCTTTATCAGATATTCAACGATTCTATCTTTCCCTGGCTGAAAGAGAAGGCCGGCGAACATATCTATTCGCAAAAGTTCCTGCGATGTTTCGGGATACCCGAGGCCAGTTTTGACGAGCGTCT
This window encodes:
- a CDS encoding phosphatidylglycerophosphatase A — protein: MDRVIKLFATGLGLGYLPKAPGTFGTLLGVPLFWALAGLPLIHYITFLMVFIVLSSWISDRAQALFGVDDPKTVVIDEVAGFLVAVAGHPFGWKTVLIAFALFRVFDIVKPFPVRTIDDRMHNGFGIVLDDVLAGVYANVCLIILSSLRAL